From a single Raphanus sativus cultivar WK10039 chromosome 3, ASM80110v3, whole genome shotgun sequence genomic region:
- the LOC108846061 gene encoding UDP-D-xylose:L-fucose alpha-1,3-D-xylosyltransferase MGP4, translating into MAQQQFLHQRPIKNPFSSSPLSNSSLSNRPISLLSRNGLLLLLALLVILGVFLPWAGSPLFPFPNTFSSSSHSKWRDYSLAQAVSFVAKNGTVIVCAVSYPYLPFLNNWLISVSRQNHQDKVLVIAEDYATLYKVNEKWPGHAVLIPPALDSQTAHKFGSQGFFNFTSRRPQHLLQIVELGYSVMYNDVDMVWLQDPFNYLQGRHDAYFEDDMTAIKPLDHSHDLPPPGKKGRPYICSCMIFLRPTTGAKLLLKKWIEEMRDQPWSREKKANDQPAFNWALMKTAHQVDLYLLPQAAFPTGGLYFKNKTWVKETKGKHVIIHNNYILGFEKKTKRFRDYGLWLVDDHALESPLGKLE; encoded by the exons atggcGCAGCAACAGTTCCTTCACCAGCGCCCAATCAAAAACCCTTTCTCTTCATCTCCTCTTTCAAACTCTTCACTCTCTAACCGCCCAATCTCCCTCCTCAGCCGCAAcggtctcctcctcctcctcgcaCTCCTCGTCATCCTCGGCGTGTTCCTACCCTGGGCTGGATCTCCCTTATTCCCATTCCCAAACACattctcttcctcttcccaCTCCAAATGGCGCGACTACTCCCTCGCTCAAGCCGTTAGTTTCGTCGCTAAGAACGGCACAGTGATCGTCTGCGCAGTGAGCTATCCATACTTGCCTTTCCTCAACAACTGGCTGATCAGCGTCTCCAGGCAGAATCATCAAGACAAAGTCCTCGTGATCGCCGAGGATTACGCTACTCTCTACAAGGTTAACGAGAAGTGGCCTGGTCACGCCGTTCTCATCCCTCCCGCCCTCGATTCTCAAACCGCTCACAAATTCGGTTCCCAG GGTTTCTTCAATTTCACATCGAGGAGGCCGCAGCATCTGTTGCAAATTGTGGAGCTAGGTTACAGTGTTATGTACAACGATGTTGATATGGTCTGGCTCCAAGATCCCTTCAACTATTTGCAAGGAAGACATGATGCTTACTTCGAGGATGACATGACTGCT ATTAAGCCCTTGGATCATTCTCATGATTTACCACCTCCTGGTAAAAAAGGAAGGCCTTATATTTGTAGCTGCATGATCTTCTTGCGCCCCACTACTGGCGCTAAGCTTCTGTTGAAGAAGTGGATTGAGGAAATGCGAGACCAACCTTGGTCCAGAGAAAAGAAAGCTAACGATCAGCCTGCTTTTAACTGGGCTCTTATGAAAACAGCTCATCAG GTGGATCTGTACTTGCTTCCTCAGGCAGCATTCCCAACAGGAGGATTGTACTTCAAGAACAAGACATGGGTTAAGGAGACAAAGGGGAAGCATGTGATAATCCACAATAACTACATTCTTGGTTTTGAAAAGAAGACTAAACGTTTCCGTGACTATGGTCTATGGTTAGTGGATGATCATGCTCTTGAGTCCCCATTAGGAAAATTAGAGTAA
- the LOC108847094 gene encoding uncharacterized protein LOC108847094 isoform X1, protein MLFRTPHNDFVGKCRVTLKLIYFPNCRSHVRTDTERNVTPMHFWRLSFCTSQPWRLVKKERMSRNHKAAPEYANSKTAVWWDMDTCPVPDGYDAGRVRPSIEGALKELGYYGPVTITAMGNLKEAPPHLLQRLSSTGILVQHAIPDWVATLIFSDVMEFKRNNPPPATIMLISDKVDRELSFRLCRNQQIQRGYNLVRARSFCGNPSRLYHTADWRWKTILEEAADSVSQDTTTSSVLRKCSSSVDSSALSSFVCRACKFTGLSVASFTSHLSTEEHEPYPHLLVSNTFFSLSNYFLFLSTEDGEI, encoded by the exons ATGCTTTTCAGGACTCCTCACAATGACTTCGTTGGGAAGTGTCGTGTAACCCTCAAATTAATATACTTTCCTAATTGCAG ATCACATGTGAGAACTGATACAGAGAGAAATGTAACACCAATGCATTTTTGGAGGCTCTCCTTCTGCACATCTCAACCTTGGCGACTG GTTAAGAAGGAGAGGATGTCGAGGAACCACAAGGCGGCGCCTGAGTATGCAAATTCTAAAACTGCGGTGTGGTGGGACATGGACACGTGTCCGGTTCCAGATGGTTATGATGCCGGTCGTGTCCGTCCGAGTATAGAAGGGGCGTTGAAGGAGTTGGGATACTATGGTCCTGTAACCATCACTGCCATGGGAAACCTGAAGGAAGCACCTCCCCACCTCCTGCAAAGGCTCTCTTCCACTGGAATCCTTGTTCAACACGCCATCCCCg ATTGGGTAGCTACACTAATCTTCAGTGATGTGATGGAATTCAAAAGAAATAATCCACCACCAGCTACAATAATGCTCATATCCGATAAGGTGGACAGGGAATTGTCTTTCCGTCTTTGCCGGAATCAACAAATTCAAAGGGGATACAACCTTGTTCGGGCACGTTCATTTTGTGGGAATCCGTCACGTCTGTACCATACTGCTGATTGGCGCTGGAAAACCATACTGGAGGAGGCGGCAGATTCAGTGTCTCAGGACACAACAACAAGTTCTGTTCTTCGGAAATGCAGTTCGTCGGTCGATTCCTCTGCCTTGTCGTCTTTTGTTTGCAGAGCATGCAAATTTACTGGCCTAAGCGTTGCAAGTTTCACCAGTCATCTCTCCACTGAAGAACATGAACCTTATCCTCATCTTCTTGTatcaaatacatttttttcattGTCTAACTATTTCCTGTTTCTCTCAACAGAAGATGGAGAAATTTAG
- the LOC108847094 gene encoding uncharacterized protein LOC108847094 isoform X2, protein MTPHNDFVGKCRVTLKLIYFPNCRSHVRTDTERNVTPMHFWRLSFCTSQPWRLVKKERMSRNHKAAPEYANSKTAVWWDMDTCPVPDGYDAGRVRPSIEGALKELGYYGPVTITAMGNLKEAPPHLLQRLSSTGILVQHAIPDWVATLIFSDVMEFKRNNPPPATIMLISDKVDRELSFRLCRNQQIQRGYNLVRARSFCGNPSRLYHTADWRWKTILEEAADSVSQDTTTSSVLRKCSSSVDSSALSSFVCRACKFTGLSVASFTSHLSTEEHEPYPHLLVSNTFFSLSNYFLFLSTEDGEI, encoded by the exons AT GACTCCTCACAATGACTTCGTTGGGAAGTGTCGTGTAACCCTCAAATTAATATACTTTCCTAATTGCAG ATCACATGTGAGAACTGATACAGAGAGAAATGTAACACCAATGCATTTTTGGAGGCTCTCCTTCTGCACATCTCAACCTTGGCGACTG GTTAAGAAGGAGAGGATGTCGAGGAACCACAAGGCGGCGCCTGAGTATGCAAATTCTAAAACTGCGGTGTGGTGGGACATGGACACGTGTCCGGTTCCAGATGGTTATGATGCCGGTCGTGTCCGTCCGAGTATAGAAGGGGCGTTGAAGGAGTTGGGATACTATGGTCCTGTAACCATCACTGCCATGGGAAACCTGAAGGAAGCACCTCCCCACCTCCTGCAAAGGCTCTCTTCCACTGGAATCCTTGTTCAACACGCCATCCCCg ATTGGGTAGCTACACTAATCTTCAGTGATGTGATGGAATTCAAAAGAAATAATCCACCACCAGCTACAATAATGCTCATATCCGATAAGGTGGACAGGGAATTGTCTTTCCGTCTTTGCCGGAATCAACAAATTCAAAGGGGATACAACCTTGTTCGGGCACGTTCATTTTGTGGGAATCCGTCACGTCTGTACCATACTGCTGATTGGCGCTGGAAAACCATACTGGAGGAGGCGGCAGATTCAGTGTCTCAGGACACAACAACAAGTTCTGTTCTTCGGAAATGCAGTTCGTCGGTCGATTCCTCTGCCTTGTCGTCTTTTGTTTGCAGAGCATGCAAATTTACTGGCCTAAGCGTTGCAAGTTTCACCAGTCATCTCTCCACTGAAGAACATGAACCTTATCCTCATCTTCTTGTatcaaatacatttttttcattGTCTAACTATTTCCTGTTTCTCTCAACAGAAGATGGAGAAATTTAG